The following DNA comes from Sphingomonas flavescens.
ACGACGGCCGAAGCCATTCGTATCGCTGTCGAAGCGGGGCTTTAGGAGCGCGCCTCGGTCAGTGCGTCGTCGACGATGCGCTGCAGTTCCGCACCTTCCGGAAATCCAGCGGCGACCCAGCGGGCCTCAATTGCCCGCAGCGTTCTTGCGACCACAGGGCCAGCCGGCAGACCACCGGCAATCAATGCTCCGCCACTGACCGGCAACCGCGGGACGTCCCATGCCCTGATCGCCGCGGCGGCCGCACCATCGCCGGCGAGCAGCAATCGGTCGACCGCGCAGTCCGACCCCAGACGGTAAGCCAGCACGCGCGCCGGCGCGGCACCTTCGCCTGCCGCGCAGACCAGCCGCTTGCGCGCTTTGTTCGAAAGCCGGAGCCGGACGGCCACATCGTTAGCCACGGCTTCGTCTTGCGGCAGCAGCGCGGCCAGCCGTCTTAAGCCATCCGGCTCGATCCCGGCGTCCGCTTCTACAGCAATTAGCGCCCGTAGCCGCTCGCCTGCGTCGCGCCCGATCTCAGGCAAGACCGGCGACAGGATCCGGCCCTCCAGCATGATCTCGACCGTCGGCGAAGGTTCAGGCAGACCGAGGAGTTTCAGTAATTCGTCGGCAATCCGTTCCCGCGACAGGGCCATGAGGTCGTTCGCCCGCTGCGTGCAGGCCTCGAGCGCCGCCGCATCGGCCTCGCCGCCATCGAAGCGCGCGTGGAAGCGAAAGAAGCGGAGGATCCGCAGGTGATCCTCTGCGATCCGTTGCAGCGGATCGCCAATGAAGCGGATGCGGCGCTTCTCCAGGTCCTCCAACCCGCCAAAATAGTCGAACAGTTCCCCGGTCTGGGGGTCCGCCGACAGTGCGTTGATGGTGAAGTCGCGGCGCGCGGCATCCTCTTTCCAGTCGTCGGTGAAGGCCACGGTCGCCCGGCGTCCGTCGGTAGACACGTCGCGGCGAAGCGTGGTGATCTCGAACGGATGACCGTCGCTGACCGCCGTCACGGTCCCGTGCTCGATGCCCGTCGGCACCGCCTTGATGCGCGCCTTCTCGAGCCGGGTGATGACCTCCGCCGGCGCTATGCGTGTGGCCAGGTCGATATCGTTGATGGGCAGGCCGAGCAGATCGTCGCGGACCGCGCCGCCGACATATCGTGTCAGCCCTTCATCGGCGCCGAGCGCTGCGAGCAATCGCTTCATGCCGCGCATCTTGCGCCACTTGGGCGCGTCCAAAGTCAGTGCCACTGCAGTCGCCGCGACAGGTTGACGATCATCGCGGCGGTTGCCCCCCAAATCCTGCGATCCTCCCACAATAACTCGTAATAATGGCGGGTCTCGCCGCGGAACTGCGCACTGCGCAACTGCTGATTGGCAGGATCGAGCAGAAAGTGAAGGGGCGCCTCGAACCAGTCGGCGACCTCGCGCTCGTGCGGCTCGAGCGGGAGGTCGGGCGGGATGACCGCGCACACGGGTGTCACCAGGTAACCCGTCACGGTCCGATACGGCTCGATGGCACCAACGATGTCGCAACGCGCCGGGTCGAGAAGGATCTCCTCTTGCGCCTCACGCAAAGCCGCCGCGGTCGGATCTTCGCCCGGATCGATGCGCCCACCGGGGAAGGCGACTTGGCCGGCATGCGTTCGCATGTCGTCGCGGCGGACGGTCAGGATCACGCCAGGCTCCGGCCTGTCCGTCATCGCGATCAGCACGGCGGCCGGCACGTCGGCCGCATCGGGATGTTCGGGAAGATCACCCGGGAGCATGGGTTCGCCGCTCGCGGCGATCAGGTCACGCCGCAATCTTTCAGCCAGTGTCATGACGCTTCCAGCGAAAAATATGCGCCCGCGCTCCAGACGCCATTCTCCCCGTTGGCGACCGCAATGTCGGCTAGCTCGTAATAGACCGAGCGGACCAGCTCGGCCTCCAGACCGTGGCGGACCAGGATGCGCGGGGAAGGTCCTTGATCGGTTGCAACGATGCGCAGGGGATGATCTGAGTCCAGTACGACCGCATCCCCGCTATCGAGCGCAAAAATGATCCGCTGTTTGCGCCCCTCGCCGTCGACCCGCATGCCGGTGGCCCGAAATGCCGTCGCCTCGACTTCGATGTCGAGCTTCTCGACGGGGGTGACAAGCACGTGCCGACCGTCGGGTTCGCGCCGCAGCACGGTGGAGAACAGGCGGACCATCGCCGGGCGCCGGATCGGCGATCCTTCGTGATACCAGGTACCATCGCGCGCAATCCGCATCCCCGAATCTCCACAGGACTCGGGATTCCACCGCTCGACAGGCGGCAATCTTCTCTCTTCCATGTGCCGTTGCAATTCGGCGAGACTGATCCCCTGCAGGTCGATGGGCGGTTGGCGCTCGGGCATGGCGTCTCCTAGTCACCGGTGGGGAACGCGCGCAATCGGCCTTGCGTCGAGCCGAGCGAGAGGCCACTCGGCTCGCGCCATGACCGAACCGCGCACCGCCATCGTGACTGGGAGCAGCAAGCGCGTCGGCCGCGCGATCGCGGAATCGTTGTTGCGGGACGGCTGGACCGTTCTGGCGCACGTTCACGACGCCGGCGATCCCGTCCCGCAAGGCGCAGTCAAAGCCGTTGCCGACTTGCGCGACCCAAGCTGTGCCGACGCAATCTTCGCTGCGTCGGTAGGGCTGGCCCCCGTCCGCCTGTTGATCAACAATGCCGCGCGATTTGCCTGGGATGGCTTCGGTGAGTTCAGTGCCGACGAATTCGATGCCCACATGGCGGTCAACCTCCGCGCGCCGGCCTTGCTCATCGACCAATTCGCGCGGCGACACACGAGCGGTGACGCGCTGATAATCAATATTCTCGACGCGAAGTTGAGCGCACCCAATCCCGACTACCTTAGCTACACACTTTCCAAGGGCGGGCTGGCGACGCTGACCGAACTGGCCGCGCGAGCCCTTGCGCCGCAGGGCATTCGGGTGAACGGCATCGCGCCGGCGCTCATGCTGCAATCCAGCGGCCAGACTGCGGAAAACTTCGACAGGATGCATCGCAGCAATCCGCTTGGACGCGGCGTCGACCCGGCGCATGTCGCCGATGCCATCCGGTTCCTGGTCGAAGCCCCGACAACCACCGGTCAGACGATCACCATCGACAGCGGTCATCGCTTTCTCGGGCTGGGCCGCGACGTTCAATTTCTGGAGGCGGAATGAGTGGGGCTGAAGTAAAGCTGACGGGACTCGTGCCGGACAATTTGCGCATTCGGTCGGCACGAATCCTGATGGAAGGCCTCGAAGTTCAGGCCGACATCGGCTTTCACGATTTTGAAATCGGCACACCTCAGCGACTGATGATCTCGGTAGAGGTTTGGCTGGATTCGGCCGACCTTCCTTCTAACGACGACCCGAACCGCGCGTGGAACTATGATTTCCTCCGCACCGAAATCCAGGAAATCGCGGCGGCGCGGCGGTACAACCTTCAGGAAACGTTGGCGAAAGTCATATTTGACCGGGTCGCCGCCTTCCGGGGTATCCGCGCTTTGAGGCTCCGGTTGTCCAAGCCGGACGTCTATCCGGACGCGCACGGGGTTGGCGTTGAAATTGCTTCGTTCGCGGGACTCTGGCCCTGACCATCGCGCCAAGGGAGTTTCAGGCCTTCCGGACGTGGAACAAAATCCGTTGCACCGCCTTTGAGGCAGTTATAAGGAAGCGCGCTTGTCGCCGATGATATTTTGATACATCGGCGGGATTGGCCGAATCGGGCTAGAGTTCGACGTCCGGGTTGACCGTGGTTTGCGCCGCGGTGTGTCGAGGAGAATTGCGGGTTAATGTCCTACGCCCAAAAGAAAGAACTCAGCGGTAACAAGACGCTGTCGATCGTCATGGTCGTACTGCTTCAGTTCGCCCTGGGTTATGCAATCATCACCGGTCTTGCTTACAATGTGATTAAGAAGGCCACGGAAGACCTGAAGACGTTCGATGTGGAGGAAACGCCGCCTCCGCCGGAAGAGCCGCCGCCACCGCCCAAGGATATGCCGAAGGTCCCGCCTCCGCCGACGACGCCGCCGCCGCTGGTGCGCATGCAGGCGCCGACGCCGCCGATCGTGGTCCAGGAAGCACCGACTCCGCCGCCGATCCCGCCGGTCGTGCAGGCTCCGGCCCCGCCCGCGCCGCCTCCGCCGCCGCGGAAGGTGCAGTCGGCGCAGAGCGCCAAGGGCGACTTGCGCAGCCTGTTCAGTGCTGACGATTATCCGGCTGCCGCGCAGTCCGCGGGTGCCGAAGGTACGGTGCAGGCGTCGCTGACCATCGGTCCTGATGGTCGCGTGGTCGGCTGCAACGTTACGCGGTCGTCGGGTAACAGCTCGCTCGACAGCGCGACCTGCAACATTCTTCGTCGCCGTGCGAAGTTCACGCCGGCTCGCGACAGCAATGGCCAGCCGACGAACGACTCCGTTTCGACCCCGCCGATCGTCTGGCGGTTGGAAGGTTAATTCACTCCCAGTTCTCGCTCTAAGGTTTCAGAAGGAAAGCACACAGCCATGCAAGCAGCACCTGCCGCAGCAGAAAATCCTTATGGTCTAATTCCTGCGCTCCAGCAGGGTGGTATCATCGCGATCTCGGTCTTCACGATCCTCGTGCTGATGTCGATTTTCTCGTTCTACATCCTCTTCACAAAGCTGATGCAGCAGCAGAAGATCATCGCGCAGGGCCGCAAGGTCCGTTCGAGCTTCTGGAATTCGCCAAACCTGCGTGAAGCGGCCACCAAGCTTGAAGCGAAGAGCGCCTATCGCGCGATCGTCGACGACGCGCTGGTCGCGCAGGAGCAGCATGGCAAGCTGACCGATCCGATCGATCAGCACGACTGGATGGCGAACAGCCTCGCGCGCAGCCAGGGTGCGATTGCCGCTCGTCTCGGTGAAGGTCTCGCCTTCCTCGCGACCGTCGGTTCGACCGCGCCGTTCATCGGTCTGTTCGGTACCGTCGTCGGCATCTACCGCGCGCTGATCAAGATCGGCGCTTCCGGTCAGGCCTCGATCGACGCGGTCGCGGGCCCGGTCGGTGAAGCGCTCATCATGACCGCGCTCGGTCTCGTCGTCGCCGTTCCGGCGGTGCTTGCCTACAACTGGCTCGTTCGCCGCAACAAGTCGATCACGGAAGACCTTGCGGCCTTCACGAACGACCTTCACGGTTACCTGATGTCGGACGGTGCGGTGAAGCCGCGCATGGGCGCCGCGACCCCGGCCTCGACCAAGGGCGGCACGCCGACCCGCACGGCGCCGACCCAGGAGCCGCTGCGCACCGGTCGCCCGACGTCGACGCCGGCGCAGTAATGACGAGATCTCTGGCCTGGCGTCGCCGGGCCGGAGCATCGCTTGGACTAAGGTAGAAAGAACCCAGCCTTATGGCAGGTACAGTAATCCAGGAAGGCGCCGAAGAGGCGATGTCGGACATCAACGTCGTCCCGTTGACCGACGTCATGCTGGTGCTCCTGATCGTTTTCCTGATCACCACTCAGGTGATCAAGCAGACGATCCCGATCAAGTTGCCGGACGTTCGCTACGAACCGACGGTAACCAAGCCGGAGAACGTTTCGCTCGTCGTTAAGAACGGTCCCGGCGACACCTGCGAGGTGTATTGGGGCGTTACGAAGGTCACGCAGAAAGATCTGCTCGACCGCTCCGTTGCGAAGCTCGAAAAGCTGATCAAAGACGTAGGTGGCGTTCAGAACGTCAACGAGGAAAATATGCCGGAGGCGCATATCCGCGGTGACGTGAACACGCGATATAAGTGTATCGGCGCCGCCATCATCACCATGCAACAGGCTGGGTTCCAGCGTGTCGGCTTCATTTCCGAGCCGCCGCCGCTGACCGGCTACCGGTCCGAGTAAGGAGTAGTTCGCCATGTCGATGCAGACATCTAGCGACAATGAATCTGGCGAACCGATGCTGGACATGAACGTGACGCCGTTGATCGACGTCATGCTCGTGCTGCTGATCATGTTCATCATCACCATTCCGATCCAGACCCACGCGGTGAAGCTGGATCTGCCGCAGAACAATCAAAACCCGCCGCCACAGGTAATCGATCCGGTCAAGAATGTTCTGTCCATCAACGCTCAGGACCAGGTTCTTTGGAACGGAGCACCCGTGCAGTTGACGCAGTTGCGTTCTTATCTGGACACCACGCAGCAGATGAACCCGATCCCGGAACTTCACCTGCAACCGGATGCTACCGCCCGTTACGAGGTGGTGGACAAGGTTCTGGCGGTGACGAAGCAGGCGCACGTCCAGAAGATGGGCTTCGTCGGCAACGAATATTATATGAACGTTTTCTAGGTCGGTCTTACGTTTGGTCTCTGATGGGCGGTCCCGGAAGGGGCCGCCCATTTCGTTTCATCGACATCGGCATGCCGTTCATCGATCCTGCGGCCATGGGACTTGCGTCGCCCCTTGAGTCGCGCCTAGGGAACCTTCGGCCCTAACGAAAGTTAGGCCACACGCCGCAACCCCCTTCGCGGTGCGTTTTAAGGGCGGCCTGTTATGACGGGCCGCCCTTTTTTGTGCGCTGGTGCTGCGACAAGCCGCATGCCATGGCTTCGCCATGACCGACCACCGCCGTTTTGCCGTCATTATCCTCGCCGCGGGGCAGGGGACCCGGATGCGTTCCGACACGCACAAGGTTCTTCATCCGATCGCCAATCGATCGATGCTCCTGCATTTGCTCGACCGCGTCGACGCGCTTGGCGCGGAACGGCGCGTCGTGGTCGTTGGCAAGGGTCGCGATCAGGTCGAGGCGGAGATTGCGGGCCGGGGGGTGACGATCGCTGTCCAGGCCGAGCAAAATGGGACCGGTCACGCCGTTCAGCAGGCAGCCGATGCGCTCGCGGACTACGACGGCCCAGTCATCATTCTCTACGGCGATACCCCATTCGTCGAGGTTGCGACCCTTCGCCGCATGCTTGACCGCCTCGACGCCGCGGACGCGCCCGGCGTGGTGGTGATGGCCTCTTGCCCGGCCGATCCGCTGAAATACGGCCGCATTATCCTCGGCGATGGCGACGAGATCGCAAAAATGGTCGAATACAAAGATGCCACGGACGAAGAGCGCGCGGTCCGCCTGTGCAACTCCGGCATGATGGCGGTCAGGTCTCGCGACCTCTTCCGGTGGCTCGCCCAGGTCAGCAACGACAATGCCGCCGGCGAATATTACCTGCCCGACATCGTCGCGGTCGCCGCGAACGACGGGCGACGTGCGGTGGTCATCGAAGGCGATCCGTACGAGGCCGCCGGCGTGAACAGCCGCGCCGAGCTCGCGCATCTCGAGCTCGAATGGCAGCGTCGGCGCCGTGAGCAAGCACTCGATGAGGGTGCGACCTTGATCGATCCAGAGAGCGTTTGGTTCGCGTTCGACACGCGGCTCGGCCGCGACGTCACAGTCGAACCACACGTCGTGTTTGGTCCGGGCGTCGAGGTGGCCGACGGCGCGACGATCCACGCCTTCAGCCACATCGAGGGCGCGTCCATCGGCGCTAAGGCGAGCATCGGGCCGTTCGCCCGCATCCGACCCGGGACGCGCTTGGCCGCGAATACGAAAGTGGGCAATTTCGTCGAACTCAAGAAGGCTGACGTAGCGGAAGGCGCCAAGGTCAATCATCTGACCTACGTCGGGGATGCCAGTGTCGGTCCGCGCGCCAACATCGGTGCCGGCACGATCACCTGCAACTACGACGGCTTCGGCAAATACCGCACGGAAATCGGGGCAGATGCGTTCATCGGATCGAATAGCGCGTTAATTGCGCCGGTCAGTATCGGCGAGGGTGCAATCGTCGGCGCGGGGTCCGTGATCACCAAGGATGTCGAAGCGGGCAGCCTCGCGTTGGAGCGCAGCGAGCAACGCGGCATTGCCGGATGGGCGCGCCGTTTTCGCGAGCGGATGACGGCCAAGCGGGCGGACTAGCCCTTAAGCTTGCGCAGGAACGCGAGCAACTTCGCGAAATAGGTTGGCTGGTCGTCATACATCGCCATGTGGCCGCCGTTGGTGGCTGCAAGCTCACCCTTCGGGAACTGCTTGGCCATGGAAGCCATGTAAGCGGGATCCATCGTGTCGTATTTGCCCGAGATCACCAGCGTCGGCACCTGGATGCGCTTAAGGTCATTGAAGCGATCCCAGTTCACCAGTCTTCCACTGGCGCCCATTTCGCTCGGGCCCTGCATGGTCACGTAGAACTTGCGGTTCATGTTCTCGGCCGCGCGCATGACGGGCTCGGGCCATTGCGCGGCCGGCCGCCGCAGGATGTGCTGTTCATACCAGTTGGGAACTAGAAGACTCATGTATTGCGGCTGCTCGGTCTTGCCGGTCTTCTCCATGTCCAGGATCTGCTTCAGCACGGCCTGGTTCATTTGCGGCTCGAGGACCTTGGTGGCGTAGGCATTATAGGCGGGGATCGACGCCATCATGTTGGAGATGATCAGGCACTTCATCTGGTCCTGATGCGCGAGCGCATATTCCATCGCCAGCATTCCGCCCCAGCTATGGCCGAGCACGCAGAAGTTGCTTTTGTCTCCTCCGATCGCCTTGCGGACCTGATCAACCTCATCGACATAGCGGGGCAGCGTCCACAGGTCCGGATCGTTCGGTCGATCGCTGTTTCCGGTCTCCAGCTGGTCGTAATGATAATATTCGACGCCTTCGGCCGGGAGGTAACTGTCCATGACCTCCAAATATGCGTGGGACAGAGCCGGACCACCGGTTAGCAAAAGCAGCTTCAGCTTCGGATTGTTGCCGACCCGCTTGATCCAGACCTGATGTGGCCCCTTCGGCGTTGTGATCGGGATCTTGCGCGCGCCGCCGCTCCAGGCGTCGGGATGGCCGCTGTTGTCGAAATAGCTGGCTGGCGGAGCCGCCGGACCACTCTTCGACTGCTCGACTGTCGCAACGCGGCACGCAGCCGTCGACAGGAGCAGACCGACGCTGACTAAGCCGATAAATGACCGCCGCATTAAATCCCCCTTGCCGCGCTATTCCCCTTTGCCGGGATGTTGCATAGCGCGGCCACACGTGCGTTCAAAGGATCGGCAGTATCATGTGCGGTATCGTTGGAATTGTCGGCAATCGCGACGTCGCGCAGCGCCTTTATGACGGGCTGAAGCGGTTGGAATATCGCGGTTACGACTCTGCCGGCATCTGCACCATTGACCACGGCAAGCTCGAACGGCGACGCGCCGAGGGCAAGCTCGACAATCTGGCGCGCGAACTCGCGCAAGACCCGCTGCACGGCACGACTGGGATCGCGCACACCCGCTGGGCGACGCATGGCGCGCCGACCGTCAGCAATGCACACCCCCACATCGTCGGCCCGATCTCGCTGGTTCACAACGGCATCATCGAGAATTTCAAGCCGCTGCGCGACGAACTGATCGCCGAAGGGCGGAAGTTTGAGAGCGAGACCGACACCGAGGTCGTGGGCCACCTCATCGCACGCGAAGTCGAAGGCGGGGCAGCGCCGCAGGACGCGGTCGCGAAAGTTCTGCCGAGGCTGATCGGCGCCTTCGCCATCGCCATCCTGTTCCGCGATCACCCAGACCTCATCATCGGTGCGCGCATGGGGGCACCGCTGACGGTCGGTTACGGCGAAGACGAGAATTACCTCGGATCGGACGCGCTTGCCGTCGCGCCTTGGACGCAAAAAATCGCTTACCTGGATGAAGGCGACTGGGCGGTCATTCGCCGCGACCGGATCGAAATTTTTGACCGTGAGAATCGTCTGGTCGAGCGGGAGATCGTCGAGTCCGGCGCGTCGTCCGCTCCCGTCGAGAAGGGCAATTACCGCCATTACATGCAGAAGGAGATCTTCGAGCAGCCGATCGTGGTTGCCCAGACGCTCCAGAGCTATGTGCGGCCGTTCGAAGGCGAAGTGGCGTTGCCGGTTGGCGACCTGGACCTGTCCAGCGTCAACCGCGTCACCATCGTCGCCTGCGGGACGAGTTTCTACGCCGGCCTCATCGCGAAATATTGGATCGAGCATTTCGCGCGCGTGCCCGTCGACATCGATGTCGCAAGCGAGTTCCGATACCGTGAGCCGGTGCTCGAGGCTGGCGGGCTGGCGCTGTTCATCAGCCAATCGGGCGAGACGGCGGATACGCTGGCTGCGCTTCGCCACGCACGGGCCGAGCAGCAGCGCATCGCCGTCGTCGTCAACGTGCCGACCAGCTCGATGGCCCGGGAGGCCGACCTGCTCCTTCCGACCCACGCCGGACCCGAAATCGGCGTCGCCTCCACCAAGGCTTTCACCTGTCAGCTAGCCGTCCTGGCGGCGCTGGCAGCGAATTTGGCACGCGCCAAGGGGCGACTGACGCCTGACGACGAAGCGGCGATTGTCGGACATCTGCAGGAAGCTCCTGCGGCGATGAATGCCGCGCTGGACCACGACGACGAAATTGCCTCGATGGCACACCTGGTCGTGCCCGCGCGCGACGTTCTCTATCTCGGCCGCGGGCCCGAATATCCGATGGCGCTCGAAGGTGCACTCAAGCTCAAGGAGATCAGCTACATTCACGCCGAAGGCTATGCAGCCGGCGAGATGAAGCACGGGCCGATCGCTTTGATCGATGACAATGTGCCAGTCATCGTCCTCGCGCCGTCAGGGCCGCTGTTCGAGAAGACCGTCAGCAACATGCAGGAGGTGCGTGCGCGGGGTGGCAAGATCGTGCTCATCAGCGACGCAAAGGGGATTGCGGAGGCGGGCGAGGGCTGCATGGCGACGATCGAGATGCCGCAGGTCCACCCGCTCATCGCGCCGCTCGTTTACGCGGTGCCGGTTCAGCTATTGGCCTACCATGTCGCTGTCCTCAAAGGCACGGACGTCGACCAGCCGCGCAACCTGGCAAAGAGCGTGACCGTCGAGTGAGCCAGCACCGCGGCCTCGTCATCGTCGGCGGGGGCGCAGCGGGAATCGGCGCGGCGCTGGAAGCGAAGGCGAAGGGCGTCGACGCGCTTATTCTGGAAGCAGGCAATCGGCTCGGCGGCCGCGGCCACAGTATCGCGTGGAAGGGTTACAACCTCGATCTTGGCTGCACCTGGCTTCATTCCGCCGAGCAGAACAGTTTGCGCGCGGAAGCGGAACGGTTGGGCAGGACAGTGAACCGGGGCGCGACTCACTGGTTCTCCCAATATCGCGACCTTGGTTTCACGCCCGCGGAGCAGGCAGAGGCGAGTGCGGCGTACGAACAGCTCGAGTCCTGCATGGCGGAAGTGCCGCCGCCGAGCGACCGCGCGTCGGATGCGATCGACGCCGATAATCCGTGGAAGCCGTGGCTGGACTCCATCAGCGGCTATCTAAATGGGGCGCCCCTCGACGAAGTGTCGGTGGCCGATTGGCTGGCCTATGACGATGCTGCGAGCATGCATAATTGGCGGCTGCCTGGCGGATATGGCGCGCTGATCTCCGCGCTCGGCGCGGATTGCGATCATCGGCTGGCAACGAGGGTGACTGCGATCAGTCGGGCGCGGGACGCGGTGCAGGTCAGCACGACCGAAGGCATGCTGTCCTGCGACAAGGCCATCGTGACCGTGCCGACATCAGTGTTGAACCGGATAAGGTTCGATCCGCCTCTCGAAGGCCTGTTCGAAGCCGCGGAGGCACTGCCGCTGGGGCTTGCCGACAAATTGTTCTTGGAATTGGATAGCGCTGAGGAATTTCCCCACAGCGCGCACCTCGCTGGCAATCCCTTCAGCGCGGAGACGGGGAGCTACACGCTGCACCCGATGGGCATGCCGGTGATCGAGGCTTTCTACGGCGGCCTGGGGGCCCGTGCGCTCGAGAAATTGACAGACGAGGACGCGGCCGCGTTTGCGATTGACGAGCTTACCGCCTTGCTCGGTAGTGGGATACGGAAGCGTCTACGCTTCGTAACACGCTCTTGTTGGGGTCAGGAGCCGCTCGCGCTTGGCAGCTACAGTCATGCGCAGCCTGGAAAGGCCGACATGCGCGCAAGGCTCGCTGAAGCTGGAGATGCCCGGATCCGGTTTGCTGGGGAAGCGACGTCCCCGACGGCTTATTCCACGGCGCACGGAGCCTTCGACAGCGGCAAGGCGGCGGTCAGGCGCCTCTACGGCTAGGCGGCCTCGCGCTGCGCCCGAAGCATGCGGATGTGGCGGCTGAGGCGGTCGTAGAGAAAGTCGACCACGGTCCGAACCGGGCGCGAATGCCGCACGCGCTCATGGGTGAAGAGCCAAAGCACGCGGTCGTGGTCGTCGCGGGGCGGCAGGCAACGGATTAGGTCGGGATCGGCGTCGGCCGAGATGCAGGGCAGGACGGCGATGCCGAAACCCGAGCGGATCCCCGACAGCAGCCCGCCAGAGGTGGCGTGGTGCATCGCCACCTGCTGCTCCAGGCCCAGGGCCTTCAGCCATGCCTGATAGTGGATCCAGAGATTGCCACCGCCGCCGCCGATGAAGCTGTGCTGGCGCAGTTCCTGCGCCGTGCGGGGCACGCCGTGGCGCGCCGCATAGTCACGGCTGCAGTAGAGCGCCCAGCTGTCGACACAGAGCTGCCGGCCGACCAGGCCCGCTGGCTGGCCTGAGCTTTTCGTGCTGCGCAGGGAGATGTCGGCTT
Coding sequences within:
- a CDS encoding NAD(P)/FAD-dependent oxidoreductase codes for the protein MSQHRGLVIVGGGAAGIGAALEAKAKGVDALILEAGNRLGGRGHSIAWKGYNLDLGCTWLHSAEQNSLRAEAERLGRTVNRGATHWFSQYRDLGFTPAEQAEASAAYEQLESCMAEVPPPSDRASDAIDADNPWKPWLDSISGYLNGAPLDEVSVADWLAYDDAASMHNWRLPGGYGALISALGADCDHRLATRVTAISRARDAVQVSTTEGMLSCDKAIVTVPTSVLNRIRFDPPLEGLFEAAEALPLGLADKLFLELDSAEEFPHSAHLAGNPFSAETGSYTLHPMGMPVIEAFYGGLGARALEKLTDEDAAAFAIDELTALLGSGIRKRLRFVTRSCWGQEPLALGSYSHAQPGKADMRARLAEAGDARIRFAGEATSPTAYSTAHGAFDSGKAAVRRLYG
- a CDS encoding LysR family transcriptional regulator, translated to MFDWNDIRYFVAVAREGSTLKAGRSLRVSQTTVARRIAALEAALGVALFDKRQAGYALTPIGLSLLESADNMGGAARLFEDAAAAHSRELRGTVKITTEEVYAITLLTPMLRELHEAYPEIMIELDTSQKVRDLGAGEADISLRSTKSSGQPAGLVGRQLCVDSWALYCSRDYAARHGVPRTAQELRQHSFIGGGGGNLWIHYQAWLKALGLEQQVAMHHATSGGLLSGIRSGFGIAVLPCISADADPDLIRCLPPRDDHDRVLWLFTHERVRHSRPVRTVVDFLYDRLSRHIRMLRAQREAA
- the glmS gene encoding glutamine--fructose-6-phosphate transaminase (isomerizing), encoding MCGIVGIVGNRDVAQRLYDGLKRLEYRGYDSAGICTIDHGKLERRRAEGKLDNLARELAQDPLHGTTGIAHTRWATHGAPTVSNAHPHIVGPISLVHNGIIENFKPLRDELIAEGRKFESETDTEVVGHLIAREVEGGAAPQDAVAKVLPRLIGAFAIAILFRDHPDLIIGARMGAPLTVGYGEDENYLGSDALAVAPWTQKIAYLDEGDWAVIRRDRIEIFDRENRLVEREIVESGASSAPVEKGNYRHYMQKEIFEQPIVVAQTLQSYVRPFEGEVALPVGDLDLSSVNRVTIVACGTSFYAGLIAKYWIEHFARVPVDIDVASEFRYREPVLEAGGLALFISQSGETADTLAALRHARAEQQRIAVVVNVPTSSMAREADLLLPTHAGPEIGVASTKAFTCQLAVLAALAANLARAKGRLTPDDEAAIVGHLQEAPAAMNAALDHDDEIASMAHLVVPARDVLYLGRGPEYPMALEGALKLKEISYIHAEGYAAGEMKHGPIALIDDNVPVIVLAPSGPLFEKTVSNMQEVRARGGKIVLISDAKGIAEAGEGCMATIEMPQVHPLIAPLVYAVPVQLLAYHVAVLKGTDVDQPRNLAKSVTVE